Proteins from one Chroococcidiopsis sp. CCMEE 29 genomic window:
- a CDS encoding alpha/beta hydrolase, translating to MKFKLGEQSCKIFFSIAGTRQPVSLQQTWARTAHGLMWSLALGLSWGASIPSALAAEQVTLRLGPLEQKIAIADLERFAKTGKLPPALQIYAPVLTPQVRELLNRRLQIDPKLADKVIDEWLRSPPGKQLVDSLGVAIPDGTIPQIQAAVALAAQQANGLNLVSFLRAYPKENVTLDASAALAIALQFNPTYLQSQALGPLLESELAVTTNTPFKPAFNPAVPGSQPVQQQTLTFLDRQRYRTILVDLYFPSTEPGEQRGQASRVRREQGEQGRNSPRHRVTASPRPLPHPSSLTSLSEKPLARLRPSPLVVISHGLGADRRFFTYLARHLASHGFTVAALEHPGSNSSWLGRVSDRSDAKLLPAKEFVERPKDVSFLLDELAKLNQQKSLLQGKLNTQQVSLIGHSLGGYTALALAGAEVNISELRQFCKSATAISRAPADWLQCAAADLPDRKLKLRDQRVNSAIAFNPIIGNLFGKTGLTQVATPVLLLAGTEDAVTPVLNHQLRPFTQLPSPKYLLTAIGGTHLSISDTANLSSTSTSSTLIQERRGEETKTLQQLIQGVSLAFIKQLTPEAKIYEPFLTPAYAESLSTPALPLRLSTELPASVTSWLDQTRG from the coding sequence ATGAAGTTTAAGCTTGGTGAGCAATCTTGTAAAATATTTTTTAGCATTGCTGGCACTAGGCAGCCAGTATCGCTTCAACAAACTTGGGCACGTACTGCACACGGATTAATGTGGAGTTTGGCTCTAGGCTTGAGTTGGGGAGCATCAATACCATCGGCTCTGGCTGCGGAACAAGTGACTTTGCGCTTAGGACCATTGGAGCAAAAAATTGCGATCGCCGATTTGGAGCGATTTGCCAAAACAGGAAAATTGCCTCCTGCCCTTCAAATTTACGCCCCAGTATTAACACCGCAAGTTCGGGAGTTATTGAATCGTCGTCTGCAAATCGACCCGAAGCTAGCAGACAAGGTAATTGATGAATGGTTGCGTTCTCCTCCAGGCAAACAATTAGTTGACTCATTGGGAGTAGCAATTCCAGACGGTACAATCCCGCAAATTCAGGCAGCAGTAGCACTAGCAGCGCAGCAAGCCAATGGATTGAATCTAGTTAGTTTCTTACGAGCCTACCCAAAGGAGAATGTTACCTTAGACGCGAGTGCAGCACTGGCGATCGCCCTGCAGTTCAATCCCACCTACTTACAAAGCCAAGCGCTTGGTCCCTTACTCGAAAGCGAGTTAGCTGTCACTACTAACACACCCTTCAAACCCGCCTTTAATCCAGCTGTTCCTGGCTCTCAACCAGTGCAGCAGCAAACTCTAACCTTCCTGGATCGGCAACGCTACCGCACGATTCTCGTAGACTTGTACTTTCCCAGCACCGAACCAGGGGAACAGAGGGGTCAGGCGTCAAGGGTCAGAAGAGAGCAGGGGGAGCAGGGGAGAAATTCCCCGCGTCACCGCGTCACCGCGTCACCGCGTCCTCTGCCTCACCCCTCATCCCTCACCTCGCTCTCCGAGAAGCCGCTTGCGCGTCTACGTCCCTCACCCCTCGTCGTCATCTCCCACGGCTTAGGAGCAGATCGCAGATTCTTCACCTATCTAGCACGTCATCTGGCTTCCCACGGGTTCACTGTAGCTGCACTAGAACATCCTGGTAGTAATAGCAGCTGGCTAGGTCGTGTGTCAGATCGCAGTGACGCTAAACTGCTGCCAGCTAAAGAATTTGTTGAGCGACCTAAAGATGTTAGCTTTTTACTAGACGAACTGGCGAAGCTGAATCAGCAAAAGAGTTTGCTTCAAGGGAAGCTAAACACCCAGCAAGTTAGTTTAATCGGTCACTCTTTGGGTGGATATACTGCTTTGGCATTAGCTGGGGCAGAAGTCAATATTTCTGAATTGCGGCAGTTTTGTAAAAGTGCCACTGCTATTAGCCGAGCTCCAGCCGACTGGTTACAGTGTGCAGCAGCAGATTTACCAGATCGTAAACTAAAGCTGCGAGACCAGCGCGTGAACAGCGCGATCGCCTTCAATCCGATCATCGGCAATCTGTTTGGCAAAACAGGACTGACTCAAGTGGCAACACCAGTCTTGCTGTTGGCTGGAACCGAAGACGCTGTTACACCAGTGCTTAACCATCAGCTGCGGCCTTTCACCCAGCTACCCAGTCCAAAATATCTCTTAACGGCTATAGGCGGCACTCACTTGAGTATTAGCGACACAGCAAACCTGAGCAGTACCTCCACTAGTAGCACTCTCATCCAAGAACGCCGCGGTGAAGAAACCAAAACCCTACAGCAGCTGATTCAAGGCGTTAGTTTAGCCTTTATCAAACAGCTGACGCCAGAAGCTAAAATTTACGAACCCTTTCTCACCCCTGCCTACGCCGAATCTCTCTCCACACCAGCACTACCGCTGCGTCTGAGTACAGAGTTACCAGCAAGCGTTACCTCATGGCTCGACCAAACTAGGGGCTAG
- a CDS encoding SLBB domain-containing protein, with protein MTRNYYISNSNMVSTGFSKSLSQPVAGLTLLAMIAIALPSPTRAQLPPNRVAPAPATAPTAPPPTAPAPAAAPAAQQAIQVPIDYALGGGDRIRINVFEVPEYTGDYQIPPGGELYLPLIGGVTVLGLTQAEAAEVIAAKYSRFLKRPLITVSLLAPRPINVVVSGEVTRPGSYTVGLQGGAGDNPGVQYPTIIGALTLAEGVTLAADLRQVQLRRREGRGGPERVTTLDLKQLVTSGSSPRDITLRDGDTIFVPTATSVNMADIRQFSTASFAAAQNRPRTVTVVGEVNRPGSYVVIGGSTAAAAPASLQGSASIQAAGQAGGGLPTVSRAIQLAGGITSSADVRNIQVRRKTNNGAEQRMSLNFWQLLQGDPNQDTLVQDGDTIIIPTATDINPAEATTLADASFSPATIQVSVVGEVKSPGLVNLQPNTPLNQAILNAGGFNNSRARRSTVELVRLNPDGTVTKRSVPVDLSENINAKSNPILRQNDIVVVGRSGTARIGDALGSVFGPIIAPALGLFNIFR; from the coding sequence ATGACGAGAAATTACTACATCTCAAATTCCAATATGGTCTCTACAGGTTTTTCTAAATCACTCAGCCAGCCAGTAGCAGGACTAACCCTCTTAGCTATGATAGCGATTGCTTTGCCGTCTCCCACGCGAGCGCAGCTGCCGCCAAATAGAGTTGCCCCAGCTCCCGCAACAGCACCAACCGCACCGCCACCAACCGCCCCCGCTCCCGCAGCAGCCCCTGCGGCTCAGCAAGCTATCCAAGTGCCGATAGACTACGCATTGGGAGGGGGCGATCGCATCCGCATCAATGTCTTTGAAGTCCCCGAATACACAGGTGATTATCAGATTCCGCCTGGTGGAGAACTATACCTGCCTCTAATTGGCGGTGTAACAGTTTTAGGTCTCACCCAGGCAGAGGCAGCTGAGGTAATCGCGGCTAAATATTCTCGTTTCCTCAAGCGTCCCCTAATCACAGTCAGTCTTCTAGCTCCTCGTCCGATTAATGTCGTGGTTTCAGGGGAGGTAACTCGCCCTGGTTCCTACACAGTCGGCTTACAAGGAGGTGCAGGTGACAATCCTGGGGTGCAATACCCCACTATAATTGGGGCATTGACGTTGGCTGAAGGAGTGACTCTAGCGGCAGATCTACGTCAGGTGCAGCTACGCCGTCGGGAAGGCAGGGGGGGACCTGAGCGAGTCACCACTCTTGATTTAAAACAACTAGTCACGTCAGGCAGTTCGCCTCGAGATATTACCTTACGCGACGGAGACACAATCTTTGTCCCCACCGCAACTAGCGTCAACATGGCAGATATCCGCCAATTTTCCACAGCTAGCTTTGCGGCAGCGCAAAACAGACCCCGCACCGTGACGGTGGTTGGCGAAGTTAACCGTCCCGGTTCATATGTTGTCATTGGGGGATCGACTGCCGCCGCCGCGCCAGCCTCCTTACAAGGCTCCGCGTCAATACAAGCGGCTGGACAGGCAGGAGGTGGGTTGCCTACTGTCTCGCGGGCAATTCAGCTAGCTGGGGGAATTACGTCATCGGCTGATGTACGTAATATCCAAGTCCGCCGCAAGACGAACAATGGCGCAGAGCAAAGGATGAGCTTGAATTTCTGGCAACTATTGCAGGGAGATCCCAATCAAGACACGCTCGTGCAAGATGGAGATACAATTATTATCCCCACTGCAACAGATATCAACCCGGCAGAAGCAACGACACTAGCAGATGCTAGTTTTTCTCCGGCAACAATTCAAGTGAGTGTGGTCGGAGAAGTAAAAAGCCCTGGACTGGTAAACCTTCAACCTAATACACCATTGAATCAGGCTATTTTGAATGCAGGAGGATTTAATAATAGTCGAGCTAGGAGGAGTACTGTTGAGCTGGTTCGGCTCAATCCGGATGGCACTGTGACGAAACGTTCTGTGCCAGTCGATTTGTCCGAAAATATCAACGCCAAAAGTAATCCAATACTCCGCCAGAACGACATTGTTGTAGTCGGCCGCTCTGGAACAGCTAGGATTGGTGACGCGTTAGGCTCTGTCTTTGGGCCGATTATTGCTCCAGCTCTAGGTCTGTTTAATATTTTCAGATAA
- a CDS encoding ABC transporter ATP-binding protein gives MKPVADPHFELPPLDHSPVVQTFELRKVYRTGFWLNQKVTSLRGCSLNVYQGETFGLLGPNGAGKTTLLKLLLGIIRATSGRGLLLGQPLGDRAVKQRVGYLPENAYYYDYLTGWEFLQMAAGLFQVPANVQRQRIPHLLELVGLSQLAARKKQLRQYSKGMLQRVGMAQALINDPELVFLDEPMSGLDPLGRYQMRQIIHLLQKQGKTIFFNSHILSEVEQLCDRVAILAQGELICSGSLDELLGSADTYHVKGRGGDLNILNQWVYQLKFEPDRSWQGQIQGEPYDFLASLRSMGGQIIAMNLSRPSLEEFFLQQLQQQSGTDLGNSSSTLTPKSKFI, from the coding sequence ATGAAGCCTGTAGCAGATCCGCATTTTGAACTGCCTCCCCTTGACCACTCCCCAGTGGTGCAGACTTTTGAATTGAGGAAAGTCTATCGTACTGGATTTTGGCTGAATCAAAAAGTTACATCCCTTAGAGGTTGTTCACTCAACGTCTACCAAGGCGAAACTTTTGGTCTGTTGGGACCGAATGGAGCTGGGAAGACTACGCTATTGAAGCTTTTATTGGGAATTATCCGTGCAACCTCGGGGCGAGGATTATTATTGGGGCAGCCTTTAGGCGATCGCGCTGTGAAGCAACGCGTTGGCTACTTGCCAGAAAATGCCTATTACTACGACTACTTAACAGGCTGGGAATTTTTGCAGATGGCAGCGGGACTGTTCCAAGTCCCAGCAAACGTGCAGCGCCAACGTATTCCTCATCTGCTAGAGTTAGTCGGACTATCTCAGTTAGCCGCCCGGAAAAAGCAGTTGCGTCAATACTCTAAAGGAATGCTCCAGCGGGTTGGGATGGCTCAAGCTTTAATCAACGATCCAGAATTAGTGTTTCTGGATGAGCCAATGTCTGGTCTTGACCCCCTGGGACGATATCAGATGCGGCAGATTATTCACTTACTGCAAAAACAAGGCAAGACGATTTTCTTTAATAGCCACATCCTGTCAGAGGTAGAGCAGCTCTGCGATCGCGTTGCTATCCTCGCTCAAGGCGAGTTGATTTGCAGCGGCTCCCTTGATGAACTGCTAGGTTCAGCTGACACTTACCATGTCAAGGGCAGGGGTGGTGACTTGAATATCCTGAATCAATGGGTATACCAGCTTAAGTTTGAGCCAGATCGCTCTTGGCAAGGTCAAATCCAAGGTGAACCCTATGATTTTCTCGCTAGCCTTCGCTCTATGGGTGGACAAATCATTGCTATGAACTTGTCCCGTCCCTCTCTGGAGGAGTTTTTCCTACAGCAACTCCAGCAGCAGTCTGGAACTGACTTAGGTAACTCCTCCAGTACGCTCACCCCTAAATCAAAATTTATCTGA
- a CDS encoding ATP-dependent Clp protease ATP-binding subunit produces MFERFTEKAIKVIMLAQEEARRLGHNFVGTEQILLGLIGEGTGVAAKVLKSMGVNLKDARIEVEKIIGRGSGFVAVEIPFTPRAKRVLELSLEEARQLGHNYIGTEHLLLGLIREGEGVAARVLENLGVDLSKVRTQVIRMLGETAEVSAGSQAGRTKTPTLDEFGSNLTQMAAEGKLDPVVGRAKEIERVIQILGRRTKNNPVLIGEPGVGKTAIAEGLAARIANKDVPDILEEKRVVTLDIGLLVAGTKYRGEFEERLKKIMDEIRSAGNVVLVIDEVHTLIGAGAAEGAIDAANILKPALARGELQCIGATTLDEYRKHIERDAALERRFQPVMVGEPTVDETIEILYGLRERYEQHHKLKISDEALFAAAKLSDRYISDRYLPDKAIDLVDEAGSRVRLINSALPPAAKELDKELRQVLREKDDAVRSQDYDRAGELRDREMEIKAEIRAIAQGKNATSNSEGEDSPVVTEEDIAHIVASWTGVPVNKLTESESEKLLHMEDTLHQRLIGQEEAVKAVSRAIRRARVGLKNPNRPIASFVFSGPTGVGKTELAKSLAAYFFGSEEAMIRLDMSEYMERHTVSKLIGSPPGYVGYNEGGQLTEAVRRRPYTVVLFDEIEKAHPDVFNMLLQILEDGRLTDAKGRTVDFKNTLLILTSNIGSKVIEKGGGGLGFEFSENQAESQYNRIRSLVNEELKNYFRPEFLNRLDEIIVFRQLTKDEVKEIADIMLKEVFGRLTEKGITLEVTERFKDRLIEEGYNPSYGARPLRRAIMRLLEDSLAEEILSGRIKDGDTAVVDVDESGTVKVLSQEPKELLPQAVE; encoded by the coding sequence ATGTTTGAACGCTTCACAGAAAAAGCAATTAAGGTGATCATGCTGGCCCAGGAAGAAGCTCGCCGCCTGGGTCATAACTTCGTAGGCACAGAGCAGATCCTCCTGGGTCTGATTGGAGAAGGAACAGGCGTAGCGGCTAAAGTACTGAAATCTATGGGTGTCAACCTCAAAGATGCTCGGATTGAAGTAGAAAAAATTATTGGGCGGGGATCGGGCTTTGTTGCTGTAGAAATCCCCTTTACCCCCCGAGCCAAGCGGGTTCTGGAGCTATCCCTAGAAGAAGCACGCCAGCTAGGCCATAACTACATTGGCACCGAACACCTTTTGTTGGGTTTGATCCGCGAAGGAGAAGGGGTTGCGGCTAGAGTGCTGGAAAATCTGGGGGTTGACCTGTCGAAGGTACGCACACAGGTGATTCGGATGTTGGGAGAAACGGCTGAAGTTTCAGCAGGTTCTCAGGCTGGTCGCACCAAAACTCCTACACTAGATGAGTTTGGCTCGAATCTGACTCAAATGGCAGCAGAAGGCAAACTCGATCCTGTAGTCGGTCGCGCTAAAGAAATTGAGCGGGTGATTCAGATTTTGGGTCGCCGGACTAAGAACAATCCAGTCTTGATTGGGGAACCAGGTGTTGGTAAAACCGCGATCGCCGAAGGTTTGGCAGCACGCATTGCCAACAAAGATGTGCCAGACATCCTGGAAGAGAAGCGCGTAGTCACCCTAGATATTGGTTTATTGGTGGCTGGTACCAAGTACCGGGGTGAATTTGAAGAACGCCTGAAGAAAATCATGGATGAAATCCGTTCCGCTGGGAATGTGGTTTTGGTGATTGACGAGGTGCACACCCTGATCGGTGCGGGTGCTGCTGAAGGTGCAATTGATGCCGCGAATATTCTGAAGCCAGCCTTGGCACGGGGTGAGTTGCAGTGCATTGGTGCCACTACCCTAGATGAATATCGCAAGCATATTGAGCGGGATGCAGCCTTAGAACGGCGCTTCCAACCAGTGATGGTAGGTGAGCCGACAGTAGATGAGACGATTGAGATTCTGTACGGTCTGCGCGAGCGTTACGAGCAGCACCACAAGCTAAAAATCTCTGATGAAGCACTGTTTGCGGCAGCGAAGTTGTCTGACCGCTACATCAGCGATCGCTATCTCCCAGATAAGGCAATTGACTTGGTTGATGAAGCTGGCTCTAGAGTACGGTTAATTAATTCAGCTCTTCCACCAGCAGCGAAGGAATTGGATAAAGAACTGCGTCAAGTGTTACGGGAAAAAGACGACGCAGTACGTTCCCAGGATTATGATCGTGCTGGGGAACTGCGCGATCGGGAGATGGAAATTAAGGCAGAAATCCGGGCGATCGCTCAAGGCAAAAATGCCACCTCCAACAGCGAAGGCGAAGATTCCCCCGTTGTCACTGAAGAAGACATTGCCCACATCGTTGCTTCCTGGACTGGTGTACCAGTGAACAAGCTGACCGAATCTGAATCCGAGAAGCTGCTACATATGGAAGATACCCTGCATCAGCGGCTAATTGGTCAAGAAGAAGCAGTTAAAGCAGTTTCCAGAGCAATTCGTCGGGCGCGTGTTGGCTTGAAGAATCCCAATCGCCCGATCGCTAGCTTTGTATTCTCTGGTCCAACCGGGGTGGGGAAAACCGAACTAGCAAAGTCGTTAGCAGCCTACTTCTTCGGCTCAGAAGAAGCGATGATCCGGTTGGACATGTCGGAATACATGGAACGGCATACTGTTAGTAAGCTGATTGGTTCACCGCCTGGATACGTAGGTTACAACGAAGGCGGTCAGCTAACTGAAGCAGTGCGTCGTCGTCCGTACACGGTAGTGCTATTCGACGAAATTGAGAAGGCACACCCCGATGTATTCAACATGCTGCTGCAAATCTTGGAAGATGGTCGATTGACGGATGCGAAAGGTCGCACTGTTGACTTCAAGAATACGTTGCTGATTTTGACTTCCAATATTGGCTCCAAGGTGATTGAAAAAGGTGGCGGTGGCTTAGGCTTTGAGTTCTCCGAAAACCAGGCGGAATCCCAATACAACCGGATTCGCTCACTGGTGAATGAGGAGTTAAAGAATTACTTCCGTCCAGAATTCTTGAACCGCTTGGATGAAATCATTGTCTTCCGGCAATTGACCAAGGACGAGGTGAAAGAAATCGCCGATATTATGCTCAAAGAAGTGTTTGGTCGATTGACAGAAAAAGGTATCACTTTGGAAGTCACCGAACGATTCAAAGATCGGCTCATCGAAGAAGGCTACAACCCCAGCTACGGAGCAAGACCGCTACGTCGAGCGATTATGCGCTTGCTAGAAGATAGCCTAGCAGAAGAGATTCTGTCAGGTCGCATCAAGGATGGTGATACTGCCGTAGTGGACGTAGATGAGTCTGGCACTGTGAAGGTACTGTCGCAAGAACCGAAGGAGTTGCTGCCTCAAGCGGTTGAGTAG
- the rimI gene encoding ribosomal protein S18-alanine N-acetyltransferase gives MLGAVLELDHLCFGGLWTLEAYQRELNSPNSVLLGLLASPAPPAPPASPAPPSPLLAMGCLWAILDEAHITILAVHPHYQRQGLGQVMLLALLQVAADRGLERATLEVRASNQPALSLYQKFGFKIAGRRRRYYKDTNEDALILWRGNLQHPEFYNTLPTWQKSVSDRLSLAGWKLQLPLNLPLLDGSSLTME, from the coding sequence ATGCTGGGTGCAGTCCTAGAACTCGATCATCTATGTTTTGGCGGTCTGTGGACATTAGAGGCTTATCAGCGAGAGCTAAACAGTCCCAACAGCGTCTTACTCGGTTTATTAGCCTCCCCTGCTCCCCCTGCTCCCCCTGCCTCCCCTGCTCCTCCCTCACCCCTCCTAGCCATGGGCTGCCTCTGGGCAATTTTGGACGAAGCTCATATTACAATTTTGGCGGTGCATCCCCACTACCAGCGTCAGGGATTAGGACAAGTCATGCTGCTTGCTCTGCTACAGGTAGCTGCTGATCGCGGCTTGGAACGAGCCACGCTCGAAGTTCGAGCCTCTAATCAACCAGCTCTATCTTTGTATCAAAAGTTTGGTTTCAAAATAGCTGGGCGGCGGCGACGTTACTACAAAGACACAAATGAAGATGCCTTGATTCTCTGGCGCGGCAATCTTCAACACCCTGAATTTTACAATACTTTACCCACTTGGCAGAAGTCTGTAAGCGATCGCCTCTCCCTAGCTGGCTGGAAGTTACAACTACCTTTGAATTTGCCGCTCCTTGATGGCTCATCCTTGACAATGGAGTAA
- the lysA gene encoding diaminopimelate decarboxylase produces MVSTYPAGVQNSGSQYLPDLTLAAANRSPNQELLPLTARINHHDCLEIGGCDVTKLVQQFGSPLYILDEETLRTACRQYRDAFKRYYPGESQVLYASKAWSCLAVCTIANSEGLGIDVVSGGELYTALQAGLNPDKLYFHGNNKSLEELTLAIESGCTIVVDNWQELRTLTSLAAGEKLRAGEAGGSLAPRIMLRLTPGIECHTHEYIRTGHLDSKFGFDPNQLDEVFTFVSQQSSLNCIGLHAHIGSQIFERQPHQDLADVMVQWLDKAISYGLPVTELNVGGGLGIRYTESDDPPSVEEWVKAICEVVKDACAAQQLPLPKLLCEPGRSLIGAACVTAYTIGSSKVVPEIRTYVAVDGGMSDNPRPITYQSVYRAVVANQMSVPLTETVTIAGKHCESGDILIKDAALPQTQPGDILVVMGTGAYNYSMASNYNRLPRPAAVIVNAGEANLILRRETYQDLLRQDCLPGRLINSQFG; encoded by the coding sequence ATGGTATCGACTTATCCGGCTGGGGTTCAAAATTCTGGTAGTCAGTATTTACCTGACTTAACTCTTGCCGCAGCGAATCGTTCACCCAACCAGGAACTTTTACCACTTACAGCGCGGATTAATCATCACGATTGTCTAGAAATTGGTGGTTGTGATGTAACAAAGTTGGTACAGCAATTTGGTTCACCGCTGTATATTTTGGATGAAGAAACCCTGCGAACCGCTTGCCGTCAGTATCGAGATGCTTTTAAGCGTTACTATCCAGGGGAATCTCAAGTACTCTATGCCTCTAAGGCTTGGAGTTGTCTTGCTGTCTGCACGATCGCTAATTCAGAAGGTTTAGGGATCGATGTGGTGTCCGGAGGGGAACTTTACACTGCTCTCCAGGCAGGTTTAAATCCGGATAAACTATATTTCCACGGCAACAACAAATCTCTAGAAGAACTAACTCTGGCGATTGAATCAGGTTGCACCATTGTGGTGGATAACTGGCAGGAGTTACGTACTCTAACAAGCTTAGCCGCAGGGGAGAAACTAAGAGCAGGGGAGGCAGGGGGCTCACTTGCCCCTCGAATCATGCTACGCTTAACTCCCGGTATCGAGTGTCATACCCACGAATACATCCGCACAGGGCATCTAGATAGTAAATTTGGCTTTGATCCCAATCAGTTAGATGAGGTGTTTACCTTTGTCAGCCAGCAATCTAGTTTGAATTGCATAGGATTGCACGCCCATATTGGCTCTCAGATTTTTGAACGACAGCCGCATCAAGATCTTGCTGATGTAATGGTGCAGTGGTTGGATAAAGCGATTAGCTATGGTTTGCCAGTTACAGAATTAAACGTGGGTGGTGGTTTAGGAATTCGGTATACGGAATCCGACGATCCCCCCAGCGTTGAAGAGTGGGTGAAGGCTATCTGTGAAGTAGTTAAAGATGCCTGTGCAGCTCAACAGCTCCCTCTACCGAAGTTGCTATGTGAACCAGGGCGATCGCTAATTGGTGCAGCTTGTGTCACTGCTTACACAATTGGCTCATCAAAAGTGGTGCCAGAAATTCGTACTTATGTGGCAGTTGATGGTGGGATGTCTGATAATCCCCGCCCAATTACTTACCAATCGGTTTATCGAGCAGTCGTAGCTAATCAGATGTCTGTGCCACTGACAGAAACAGTAACAATTGCTGGCAAACACTGCGAATCTGGAGACATTTTGATTAAAGATGCGGCTCTGCCTCAGACCCAGCCAGGAGATATCCTTGTAGTCATGGGAACTGGTGCTTACAATTACAGCATGGCCTCTAACTACAACCGCTTGCCCCGACCAGCAGCAGTTATAGTAAATGCTGGGGAAGCTAATCTCATCCTCCGGCGCGAAACCTACCAAGACTTACTTCGTCAAGACTGCCTACCCGGAAGACTAATCAATAGTCAATTCGGTTAA
- the cdaA gene encoding diadenylate cyclase CdaA, producing MGDWWKQWLRDFGWTQSLLFYALDLGLVLALTYMVLVIIGERRTLWMVRGFIVLMLASAMSARLGLTLLNFVLEKLVVGSAVAMAVAFQSEFRRFLEQLGRGEFKQLLQPSHRTVPKPDSVIDEIVDAVKELSQNRIGALLILETDSPIDERDFSVPGVKLNAELSKELLQTIFQPKTLLHDGATLIRGSRIMASGIILPLSGRTASRQLGTRHRAAMGITERVENCVCVVVSEETGSISLAERGMLNRPLTSSKLKELLEARFSPAMEREAVAPSVLSWVRQVSTQGLALVSRLLGLPSPASPREKK from the coding sequence ATGGGAGATTGGTGGAAGCAATGGTTGAGAGACTTTGGCTGGACACAGTCATTGTTGTTTTACGCTCTCGATCTAGGCTTGGTTCTGGCGCTCACCTACATGGTGCTTGTCATTATTGGAGAGCGCCGTACTTTGTGGATGGTGCGGGGATTTATTGTCTTGATGCTGGCATCAGCGATGAGTGCCAGGCTAGGACTAACGCTGTTAAATTTTGTTCTCGAAAAGCTGGTAGTTGGTTCGGCTGTGGCAATGGCAGTTGCCTTTCAGTCAGAGTTTCGTCGCTTTTTGGAACAATTGGGAAGGGGTGAATTTAAGCAGCTGTTGCAACCATCCCACCGCACTGTCCCCAAGCCTGATAGTGTAATTGATGAAATTGTTGATGCAGTTAAAGAACTTTCACAAAATCGGATTGGAGCTTTGCTGATTCTGGAAACAGATAGTCCGATTGATGAAAGAGATTTTTCGGTGCCTGGAGTAAAACTGAATGCGGAGCTTTCTAAAGAACTACTACAAACGATTTTTCAGCCGAAAACGCTGTTACACGATGGGGCAACATTGATTCGCGGCTCTCGGATTATGGCATCTGGTATAATACTGCCCCTTTCTGGACGCACAGCGTCGCGCCAGCTAGGTACACGTCATCGAGCGGCGATGGGCATTACGGAACGGGTTGAAAATTGTGTTTGTGTGGTTGTCTCAGAAGAAACAGGTTCCATTTCTTTAGCAGAAAGGGGAATGCTTAATAGACCACTGACCAGCAGTAAACTGAAAGAATTGTTGGAGGCTCGATTCTCTCCGGCTATGGAACGTGAAGCTGTCGCCCCCAGCGTACTTAGTTGGGTTCGCCAAGTTAGCACTCAGGGATTAGCACTGGTTTCGCGTTTACTTGGTCTACCCTCACCGGCGTCTCCACGAGAAAAAAAATGA
- a CDS encoding isoprenyl transferase has protein sequence MTAKPIVLQDLPPDLERERLPRHVAVIMDGNGRWAKRQGLPRVMGHKRGVDALKDLLRCCNDWGIKALTAYAFSTENWGRPLEEVDFLMALFERVLRKELREMMQENVQIRFVGNLNALPLSLQAEIERSMADTQNNPGIRFTVATNYGGRQEILHACRAIAQQVQQGLIQPEQIDEALFESHLYTAGICDPDLLIRTSGEMRISNFLLWQMAYAEMYITETLWPDFDRAEFHRALTAYQQRDRRFGKV, from the coding sequence ATGACTGCAAAGCCGATTGTGTTACAAGATTTGCCCCCTGATTTAGAACGAGAAAGACTGCCCAGACATGTAGCAGTGATTATGGATGGCAATGGTAGGTGGGCTAAGCGTCAAGGTCTACCCCGAGTTATGGGTCATAAGCGGGGAGTTGATGCGCTAAAAGACCTGCTGCGCTGTTGTAATGATTGGGGTATCAAGGCACTAACGGCTTATGCTTTTTCCACCGAGAACTGGGGCAGACCGTTAGAAGAAGTTGATTTTTTGATGGCCTTGTTTGAGCGGGTGCTGCGTAAAGAACTGCGGGAGATGATGCAGGAAAACGTTCAGATCCGGTTTGTCGGGAACCTGAATGCTCTGCCGCTATCGCTCCAAGCTGAGATTGAGCGCTCAATGGCAGATACTCAAAATAATCCAGGCATTCGGTTTACCGTGGCAACCAACTACGGGGGAAGGCAGGAAATTTTGCACGCTTGTCGGGCGATCGCTCAGCAGGTGCAGCAAGGTTTAATTCAACCAGAGCAGATTGATGAGGCGTTATTTGAAAGCCACCTTTATACGGCAGGAATTTGCGATCCTGACTTATTAATTCGTACCAGTGGAGAAATGCGAATTAGCAACTTTCTCCTTTGGCAAATGGCTTATGCAGAAATGTATATTACTGAGACTCTGTGGCCTGATTTTGACCGCGCTGAATTTCACAGAGCTTTAACTGCTTACCAACAGCGCGATCGGCGATTTGGCAAAGTGTAG